The following proteins are encoded in a genomic region of Amphiura filiformis chromosome 18, Afil_fr2py, whole genome shotgun sequence:
- the LOC140139190 gene encoding uncharacterized protein → MHNMMKHLLTCLKLVVVFLSLLVTTYAQDNAAGSIHNVTVIAGEDLYLKWLNEDPIHVHWNKDSTTVTDQEGTIFIIPEKGLLILNSEWKDRGYYTCVMITKHNIAMERVFKVEVVPSMNMSQNTGEDVHGSIRNVTVFAGENLHLEWLNVNPSYVIWIKDNVTIISSNVAAREGRIVTIPEQGLLILNSEWEDQGIYTSVVITSQMYVRKQVFRVDIATQSMDENIKEGNFIFLHSPIQ, encoded by the exons ATGCACAACATGATGAAgcatcttttaacatgtttaaagctgGTGGTTGTTTTCTTATCGTTGTTGGTAACTACATACGCCCAAG aTAACGCTGCGGGCTCTATTCACAATGTAACCGTCATTGCGGGAGAAGACCTGTATCTTAAATGGCTGAACGAAGATCCTATTCATGTCCACTGGAATAAAGATAGCACCACCGTTACAGATCAAGAAGGAACAATATTCATCATACCAGAAAAAGGGCTGCTAATTTTGAACAGTGAGTGGAAAGACCGTGGGTATTATACCTGTGTGATGATTACCAAACATAATATCGCCATGGAGCGAGTGTTTAAGGTTGAAGTGGTTCCATCCATGAATATGAGTCAAAACACTGGAGAGG ATGTCCACGGCTCTATTCGTAATGTAACCGTTTTCGCTGGTGAAAATTTACATCTTGAATGGCTGAATGTAAACCCTTCCTATGTCATCTGGATTAAAGACAATGTTACTATTATTAGCAGCAACGTTGCAGCTCGAGAAGGAAGAATCGTCACAATACCGGAACAAGGACTACTTATACTAAACAGCGAATGGGAAGACCAAGGGATTTATACCAGTGTGGTGATCACCAGTCAAATGTACGTTAGGAAGCAAGTGTTTAGGGTAGACATCGCCACTCAATCCATGGATGAGAACATTAAAGAAGGTAACTTTATCTTCCTGCACAGCCCAATCCAGTAG